TATACATAGGCTTCCATCAGGACCATAAAACTTGGAACCCACGACCTTGACTTTCTGACCTTTCTGAAAGTTCAATGAATTTCTTTTTAAGTACCAACTGGGTGCTGTAAGAACTCTATATATTTTCCAATTAGTTTTTAAAAAGAAATTTGAATAACCCTTATAAGGAGTTTTAGCTTCATTTTGGACAACGCCTTTAACAACTACCTCTGTATTCTCATCATAGCCTATTTTTCCCGCATAAACTAAGGAGGCACTTAACATTACTGAAAAAACAGTGGCAATTGACAACTGCTTGATATAAACACGACGTGTGTCTTGAGTCATATTCACTCCTTATAAGCTTTTTAGGAATTTCCTATTTTTATTATGCATGAATCGTGCCGTTTTTCGAAACATATTTTTTTGTTTTTCTGGGTTGCTTATAACATTTTGTTTTTTAGATTTTTTTTTGCTGAAGCGCAAAAAATGCATTAAGTGCAATTTTTGCATTGACCTAAGTGCAATTTTTGCACTTTTTTGTCTGGGCGCAAAGGTTAATTTAAAATAGCTACAGAGGCACCCAGTTTATAGGTTGCCTCAGCTCAGGGCACTCTTAAAGTCCTGAATGGTTGGTATTTTCAGTCCCTAGACCGCAAGCGCCCTCTATATACGATATTTTTTAAGGTAAAGTAAAAACATCAGGTGTACAATAGGGATTTGAGCAAAAAAAGAAGGCCTTCTTGCGGAGGTTAACAAGAAGGCCTTCGGGGAGAGGAGGGTTGGGAGGGATAGGGAGTTTTTCTTGGCCTTTATTTTTCTTTATGCATGTTCTGTGCCAATTTTTTCTTCTTAACTTGATAAGAAGTTCCCTTTTGATAAAATATTAATGCAAGGTGCGTGCCAAATATTGGATCAAGGGAGCGTCTCGTTAAATTAGCTCACAAGACAGATACAACCTTTAAGCCTTCTATCTTGTCTAGATCCAATATAGCGTGTGCCAGGAAAGCGGCTGAAGAATTGAGGACCTAGTCCTTTAGGATCCCATATTCTTTGAGTTTGTATTGAAGGGTTCTAAGAGAAATACCGAGTATCTCTGCAGTCTTTTTCCTGTGCCCTTTAGTCTGTCTTAGGGTCTTCTCAATTGCCTCTTTTTCAAGGTCTTTTAAAGTCTTAAGCTGTGTCTCTTCTGTGGTCCTTTCAGTCTCATGTTCAGAGGAAGTACCTTTAAAATTGATTAACAGAGATGAGGGGTGTTCATTTAAAATTGCTGCTCGTTCTAAAACATTGTGTAGCTCCCTAATATTTCCTGGCCAATCGTATTCTTTCAAAAGGTTCCAGTCCTCAGTTTCCATTTTTTGGGCAGATCTGCCGATTTTTTGGGCTATTTGTTGAGCAAGGTATTCACCAAGGATGGGTATTGCATCTTTCCTTTCTCGGAGAGGTGGTAACTTAATTGGAAAAACATTGAGTCTGTAGTAGAGGTCTTCCCTGAATAGTTTCTCAGCGATACGTTCCTTGAGATTTTGATTTGTGGCAGCCACAATTCTAGCGTCGGTCTTCAAGGTAACGGTCCCGCCAACTCTTTCAAAAGCCTTTTCCTGGAGCACTCTGAGTAACTTTGACTGTGCGTTCAGGGGCATCTCCCCAATTTCGTCGAGAAAGATGGTTCCGGAATTTGCCAGTTCAAACTTTCCTTTTTTTTGTTTGAGGGCTCCGGTAAATGCCCCTTTTTCATGTCCAAAGAGCTCAGATTCAATAAGATTTTCAGGTATGGCTGCACAGTTTAGTTCCACAAAGGGGCCTTTTCTTTTGCTAAGGGCATGTATAACTTTGGCAATAAGGCTTTTGCCTGTACCGCTTTCACCTTCAAGCAGTACTGTGGCATCTGTATCGGCAACATTTTTGATTTGTTTCCATATATCTTGCATCCCGGCAAATATGACGTCAACTGGAGGCAGTTCATCAGAAAGACGCTCACCCCAGGCGCTCTCAGCAGATTTAAGTCTCTGGTGTTCCTGGACTTTAGATACAACCATCCTGAGTTCATCTGGATTCTTTAGAGGTTTTAAGAGGTAGTCAAATGCCCCTTCTTTCATGGCCTCGACCGCGCTTTCCACAGTGGCGTAGGCAGTAAGAATTATGAAATCTCCTTCAAAGCCAGCTTTTTTTAATTCATGGAAGAAATCCAGGCCACTCATTTCAGGCATTTTGAGATCAGAGATGACGAGATTGGGTGAAAAGATCTTTGCCTTTTGTAGGGCATCCTTTGGATTGGTAGTAGTTTTTATGTCATAGCCGCACTTTTTTAAAATGCGGCTGAGAAGTACAGTAATATTAGGTTCGTCATCCACTATTAATATTCTG
This is a stretch of genomic DNA from Dissulfuribacter thermophilus. It encodes these proteins:
- a CDS encoding sigma-54-dependent transcriptional regulator: MENSNFRILIVDDEPNITVLLSRILKKCGYDIKTTTNPKDALQKAKIFSPNLVISDLKMPEMSGLDFFHELKKAGFEGDFIILTAYATVESAVEAMKEGAFDYLLKPLKNPDELRMVVSKVQEHQRLKSAESAWGERLSDELPPVDVIFAGMQDIWKQIKNVADTDATVLLEGESGTGKSLIAKVIHALSKRKGPFVELNCAAIPENLIESELFGHEKGAFTGALKQKKGKFELANSGTIFLDEIGEMPLNAQSKLLRVLQEKAFERVGGTVTLKTDARIVAATNQNLKERIAEKLFREDLYYRLNVFPIKLPPLRERKDAIPILGEYLAQQIAQKIGRSAQKMETEDWNLLKEYDWPGNIRELHNVLERAAILNEHPSSLLINFKGTSSEHETERTTEETQLKTLKDLEKEAIEKTLRQTKGHRKKTAEILGISLRTLQYKLKEYGILKD